agtgtcaatcctctgctgctttgaatcttTGCTGAAAAAAATATGtggatcgaaatcatggatggtgGCTCCTGCTGGAATGTCTCTAGAGGacctcctactgccaaaagctcccaacaaagatgAAATACTGTATCTGCCCCCTCTACCATCAGGCTCTTTGACTGAGGTAGTCCTCTTGAACTCGAATTCTTCCCCCCCAGTCGCTGATCCAGACCTCGATTCATAGTATAATAGTTCAAATCGCTCTCTATATCTGGCTATCTCCTCCTACCGGTACTGATCATCCAAGCTCGTCTGAATGGCAacctcaatctgtgcctcctcatcatTTAGAGTGAAAGTCTCCTCTAACTTTTTAGAGTAATAGGAAGATGGCTCTGTAGCTTGACGGTCCACCTCTGCCCTTTTCTGCTTTGCCCTCTCCTTCGTTGCTTTTGAATCAGCGAAGTACTTCTTCAACAGCTGTCGGACCTCCTGTGGATATTTTTGACATatggacacatcaggataaccaccaaCGAGGTGCTGCTTCAATCTAGTCATCCCTCctcccttgaactctgtgttgcaccatttgcattTCCAATAATGCTTAGCCGAGAGCATCTCGCTATGATCCCAACCAATATCACGCTttggatctttcttcttactcatttctacaagtataacaaaatataatagtttaataattattaaaaaatattatatataaatttttaatttttcaataataattttaaaactcataaattcaaaaaaatatgttatatgcttcaaataatatttttaaaatagataaaatatagtactaattatatatatttttttatttgattacatatttttataatttaaataattaaaaaatattttttaatttcaaaaatttaaaaaaaatctaaggttAGATTCGAGTAGCTTGAATAATTCTAAAcatgattatgattttataaatttttttaaatttatatttttaataattttttatgaataaatatatatatatttaaaaaatatataattaatgaaaatcaATGATTTTAGTGTCATTGTGTAGATCTTTCAAAAATCTATTACATATaatcaaatcataccaaaatcataaaattttggcataattttttcttattttcttactTCTTCGTTCTTATCCTTTTTTTAgccatcaaaatataaaaataaaatatttactaaaaaaataatatattatcttACTTTTGATCGAAAATTATCGTCTCCTCGAAGAAGTGCTGCAATTTgatagaattttttctcttttttttaatttttttgggagCTTTCGATCCTTCGTGTCGTTGAAAGTCCGAGAACATCTCTCGGAAGTTCTGAGAGATCCTCTTGGCTTTCACTGAGAAAAGAAAGTCCGACTGTCAATAATTGACAGCCTAGGTCCCACCACAACACCCACACCCCCCACCCCCCATGTGCTGTCGGTATGGTTCGGTTCGATGCCGAACTATGCCAAATCGAGCCAAAATGGCGAACCATGCCGAACCGCTCGGTTCggatggatttttcaaaaaataggtcCGAACCGGATCGACTGGCCATCGATCCAATTTGATACGCCCGTATCGAGCGGTTCGACCCGATATGGCATTCCATGGCTGTCCCTCTATTATAGCACACTTCATAATGCAGTTGACATGAAAACACAAGTTCCTATTCAGATTGTAACATTTGagcattttttattcataatgaaTTATTGGACCTTGAGAGAAATATTGAGACTTGTGTTGTTTAAGCATAAAATGCTTCCAAGTACAAATTGCTCAACTATTTCAAACTTTTAAATAGAAGGGAAGATGTTTCTCATCAAGTCTTGATAGTTGTAGTAATAGTATTCCTAGCCATCATTATTTAGGCTCTTCTTGACAAAAAAATCCTATAATTCACTCAGGCAATCTATTGTCAATCTATATAATGCTTTCTATCAAGGTTTGCCAAACTGGTACTAGAGATCATACTAGTTGGTGACTGGTTCACAAAGTACTGGTATGTACTATACCGACCTAAGGCATTCTGGAACCAAGGGGtggaagagggagaaggggggaggaggagagggaggaagagaggggagaaAGGGGGAGAGAGGGGCCAAATCTGCCAATATCATCATCATCTTTGGGAGAGATAccaagacagagagagagaggaaacacAGAGAGAGGGAAAAGCCAATGGAGTCATCATCTTTGGGCAAGACAGAGATGGAGAGAAtgagagagaaaggaaagagagatgGCAAAGTGCATACTTATGGTTATCATTGAAGGTGATGACAAAACCCTAAACCTAACCATAGTCAAATGCAAGAGAGAGGCAGAGAGAGTGATTGGGAGGTGAGCCAACTCAAGGTCGAGTCACAAGGGGAGGTAATGCATTATAAAGGTAGCAAACTGCTCTAACCATCCTGAATGCTTAGTTCTATTGGTTCAGGCCAATTTGAGGCCTGCTCCAAAGTGAAACTATATCTTGACCTGGTTTCCATTCGGAATAGGTCGGTATGCCTCGAATCAGGTGGTTTGGTCAACATAGCTGACCTTGCTTTATGCTTTGTTATTTAAGAGTCATCTTAGGCATAAGTATCATATGTTGCATTAGTCTTACTTTAGTATAAATGTTATAAAGGTGACCTTTAATCATCAAATGCTTGTAACTTCATATTTCTATTATGAACTGCAAGTTTCCAATAAAAGCAATACTACATTTTATGGAATGCCGTATCGGGCTGAACCACCCGGTATGGGGCGTACCGAACCGGACCGACGGCTAGCCGATTTGGTTAGAgcttattttaataattattaaattattatattttattatatttgcagaagatgagtaagaagaaagatccaaAGCGTGACATTGGTTGGGATCATGGTGAGATGCTCTTGGTTCGACATCATTAAAAATGCAAATGGTGCAACATAAAGTTCAAGAGAGGAGGGATGACTATATTGAAGCAGTACCTGGCTAGTGATTATCATGATGTATCCATATATCAAAAATGCCAACACAAGGTCCGACAATTGATGAAGAGTGCTTCGCTGAATCGAAAGCAGTGAAGGAGAGGGCAAAGTAGAAGAGGATGAAGGTGGATTGTCGAGCTacagagccaccttcttatcactctagagagtcagaggagacTTCTGCTCTAGATGATAAAGAGGTACAGATTGAGACTGCTATTCAGACGAGCTTGGATGATCAGTATCGATAAGAGGAGATGGCCAGGTATAGAGAGCGATTtggaccatcatgctacgaatcgAGATCTGGATCAGCGATTGATGGGGGAGAATCTGAGTTCAGGAGGATTACCTTAGTCAGAGAGTCCGATGGTAGAGGGGGCAGACACAGTATTTCATCTTTGTTTGGAGCTTTTGGCAGTAAGAAGAGGTTCCCCAGAGACATTCTAATAAGAGCCACTatccatgatttggatccacatgcttttcCTAACAAGGATTCAAAGCAGTAGAGGATTGACACTATTATgaaaaaggataagaagaaagatatgtggcgagctattggatcatgatttcattttagtcatattccagcaaatgccGCAAGCAATCCTTACTATCGATTTGTCATTTCAGCCATAGAAACTGTCCGCCCAGGATGTAGATCCCCCAGGATCTAaagacatctatggtcagcttcttgacagtaaCAAGGAGGATAtacagagatggattgcttcttatcAGAATAAATGGTCCACATACGGACaaacagtgatgtgtgatggttggatcgGTCCAACTAGATAGAGCATCATCAATTTTTTGATAtactgtgatgaaaaaaatattttttcacaaatcaattgatgcttcagataagatacACGATGCCGCATACatccttggtctgatggaggaggtgattgattcaatAGGTAAGCAGTACGTCATGCAagtcatcacagataatggaccacaatataaggcAGTCGGAGAGTTGCTAATGGAGTGCGACCACAGATATACTGGACCctatgtgctgcacattgcattgatcttatgtTGATAGATATTGAAAAGATTTGTAGGGTGtagcaggtagtggagattgtcCAGACtatactagattcatctacaatcacacatggattctttcattgatgcggatgTATACTGAGGGGAAGATCTTGAGACCAAATGTCACAcagtttgctaccaactacatagtaCTTAATagtcttcttcaaaaaaaaaacagccttacgtcagatgtttgtcaatGCCGAGTGGTAGGAGAGTAGATATGCAAGGATCGGCACTGATGAAAatcatgtggagaacttggtgaTGAGTCAGTCATTATAGTAGTGGGCTGAGAAGATATTGAAGACTATTAAGCCATTATACGAGGTGCTTTGCACTTTGAATAGTGAAAGATACACCCAGATGGActtcttatattacatgatggagaggacaaaGAAATAGATCAGTAAGAATGATCCAAAACAtgcacgtggagtaggatccatggatgtatctggatcatcctcacatcatggatcctattatccgcagccaccttatgatccatatggatatagtgCATCCGAGGTATCGTTTTTTAGtggttactatcctatgcagcctagagcatcttacggatcaaattttgttattggcatatttggatgggctccttcACAGCCATATCATCATCCTGAGGATACCTCTCAAAGTCAAAGTTTAAgtgagagatctgagatgtcttacaattcagagaggatgccttatagGATGAATATTCAGGAGTACAGTGCTTCTTGGTTAGAGGGATAGACTGATGTTCCTCCAGATTATTCCGATGATCTagatatctacgagcgtcacagacactcgacgagATATTAAATGCAGAGCAGATCTCGAGATTAGTATATCATTCTTTGTGCTTTGTACTTTAAaagtttagatacattttaatgcacatttatatattttctttttaattttaggatgatagagttgtaatataatgtaaataaatacatatttgaaattttggatcaagattcCTTGTACTACTATCGAATtcaaaaattgaacccaaatatatcaataatatgtaatataatataattttagaattataattatgaattaataacttgaaaatctaaaaaaattaaaacaaaacaaaaaaaattataccgaTACGTCGGAGCGTACCATGTGTCAGCACGATACGGTACCAATATCATACCATACCTGCCCAGCGCCGGTATGGGTACCGGTACCGATACAGCGATCCTTGCTACATTTTGTTGAGCCATAATTGGTTGTGGCTTTGGTCCCTAAACTCCTAATGATCTAAGCACTAATAGACATGTAAGTCCTATAAGTCGGCAAATCAAACTATTCCGTGTCTGAACGCTACTCTGCTTCCAAATTCTTTTAtcatctagattttgaaaaagcaCAGCCTTAACCAGAATGGTCTACATTGATATTTGCCAGCAAATATTGAAAGTAACCATAGCACCAAATGCTTCAAATTTCATACTTGATTAGCAATTACAACCTCCTCAATGGGGCAAGCAATGCTTCTCTAGTCTTAATTGTTGGACTTTGATCATCCTATGCACAACTCTCTGAGCTCTTTGTGGATATGAAAATCCTGTTTCGTGATGATGGCGAGATGATTTGTAGGGAGAGGCATTGGGATGCAACATGAAAAGAAACAATGATATGTACCTGTCAAAAAAAGTTTAAATCCTTGTAGAAGGAATCAACCATGCACTGTGCAGTCACTGTGCATATTGGTTTTGGATCTGTAAAGTGTATATACTTTAGACTCTGAGTTCAACTTAAGTTTGTCTTGGTTTCAGTTCAGAGCTGGACAGTAGATGGTGGAGTTAGGCAGTGTAGTGCAATCTGTGAACTCAGATTTGTAAGTGCAAAGAGTTGAGCTTTGCAAGTTTAAGAGTTTAGAAATCACTGTTGCTTCGATCGATAACCATCAAGATTTCACAAGCTGACATGTGAAGGTCTGGGCATCAAACTTAACAGCTGGTTGGATGCATATTTGGGTTTCAGGTCATAAGCAACTTCTTGCACAAAGTCGCACTCCCTCAAAAAATCAGCATCTGATTCATGATCTGGTAGGTTAAAATCATTTGTTTCTTGTGTTCTTTCATATGAAAATGGCCTAGATGTGATGGTTTGTATGGAGTGGCATAAAAGGAAGAATTATTGGATAACAATCAAACAAGTGCCTTGCCTGGAAGGTTCTCTGAAACAATAGCATCCAGAGCAGTATCTCCAACAGCTTGGATGAATGCAGGTCCTCCTGTGATAGCCCCTTCTTTCTGACTGGTAATCAGTATAACTATTCCCTTGTTATTACCTTCTTCAATTGTGGGGTACCATTTCTCCAACACCTGATCAGCATACTCGAAAGCATCTGCCTTGCTCTGCAATCAAATTTACCAATTCATATGAAATTTGTAAGACTAAAAATCTCACTCTCCTTTTGACaaagaaaaatggcttgaagtgaTGGATGACAACAACAGAATTTCAGAAAATGGAAAAAATTGCAAAGCTCACCAATAAATATTTAAGTGAAAGTTTAGAAAGCTAGTATTATTTTCATTGTTTGTCTTTGATTTGTCAGTTAACATTGCTGTATCACAAAGATGTATAAGAGCTGCCCTGAAAAAATGGGGACACATATCCTGATTGTAATGTGATGTTATACTTGGAATGCAGTGGAGATCCCTGCCAACAACATGGGATTCTGACATTGAAGAGTTGAGCAAGTATTGCAGCACatttcttcttttcctcatcaTAACTTGATAATCAACAATATAGCATTACTTCAAGACATTGGTGATGAAGAAATTATTCAAAAATACAAAATTTCTGTTATTTATGTTTAATAAGATTATCAGCACTCTGATCTGCAGCTCAAGAATTGATGTGTCCAGAgattaatattttgaaagatcCAGGAAGAGATCATAATGACTAGATAGAATGACTTGAACAGCAGGTGCGATATATTCTAGAGTACCATAAAAGGCATTCAGGAGTAACTAAGCCTAGCTGAGGTACAAGATGGTCTAACACTCGCCCCTACCAATCTGTTTTGCCACCTTAAGCTGGAAAGGCAAGCCACATTTAGAATTCTTTCCCACAGCAAATCTGGGTGCCAACTAGCTGAGCTACAAGCAATTCTACAACCAATTTCGGAGACTACCAGAGAaggtaaaaaaaaattgaaaaaatgttGACAAAAGCTTCAAATTGAGAATGCTTGGGTCAGCAGAAAGCAGCCATCATAGCAATGTTGAACACCAAGTTGATAGGAAATCGGTCCAAAAATTAGTTCATGTCAACTGTCCAAATACCTTCCATCAAGAAATTTTTATTGCTCCCCAAATGTGCAGACCATCAAACAATAGCGCCTGATAATTATTGCCAGGTTACACAGTATCAAGGGTTCCTTCTATATAGGAAAAAAAGATCTATGTGAGAGTAGTCAAAAACAAAAAAGTTCTGTTGTTGCTGGTTGTAAAATATCAAGAGTGAGAATGAAGGGATTCAGGTGCAATACTTCACATACATATAATGAAGACTGTCATTAGTCATGATTAGGATGGATACATACTGTAAGTTTGCGAACCGTGATGAAATTGATATGCAGATTCTTCTTCGACTCCAAATCGGACAGCAGCTGCTTTAGATCAGATTTGGTGACTCGGCTTAGTACACCTGCATCATCAACAACATAAGATTCTGTCGGTGGGCCCCCATTGAGCACATCAAACTCTGACGCAATCGCCGGAGAGTCAAGGGATGGAACCGGGCAGAAGTTGATGGCCAGCGAGAGGGCGGCGGCGGCCAGTCCATGGTGGAGGTGGGAGATCCAGCTCTTGGGGGTGGGAGGTGGAGAAGATGTCTTTCTAAGGCCTGCAGTGATGGACTTGGTGAGTGCCAAAGAAGGTGCTTGGAACTGTTGAGATGGGGGCTTGAAGAGAAGGGGTTTAGGATTGAGAAAGGGAGTGGAGGAGGGAGAGAAGATGGTTTCCatggagaggaggaagaaaggatGAGGAAATTGAGGGGAAGGCGGATAAAAATCAGATAGCAATTTTTGTTCTTTTTCGGATTTCCCCCCTTTCTCTGTTTctattggattggatttggattttgATTGGGTGGTTGGTTTCAAATTGGGATAAGGGGTAACGGTCTTCTAACGGATCTTTTCTGTCTCGTTGATGGTAGGGACGGACTAGGGGTATATTCGTCTTTAAAGTTTTAATTGCACGTGAGATGAGATGTTGATGCTTCATTGGTTTACCCATCCTAGCTCAGCCAGAAGACGAAAATGACCCTGGGCTTTAATTAAATAACGATACCCTCGTCCGTCTCTATAACCGCTATTGGCGTCCCCTCCCAAACTTTTCCTTGACATGGAAGAGGCCATCGTTATCTGCTTTCCATGGCCGTTCATCTCCTCCTATCTTCCCCTCCAAAACCCCCTCCTCAAAACCCTAACCGTGACCCTAAATTTTGCCCTAAAACTTGTCAATGGCCAAAGTCTAGGAGGGAAGTCAGCATCCAAGCCTTAACCATTTCTATCGTATCTTTGACTCCATGGGTTTCTGTTCCAACTGCGCTATCGGCCTCTCTGGAGACCAGCGCTGCTCCTCGAAAGCCATCACTATCTGGGATTTCGAACACCAAGTCTTGGAATCAGTTCTTCGGGGATGGCTTTTCCATTCGTGTTCCACCTCTTTTCGAAGACATTATGGAGCCGGaggtataaaaataaataaattaagatCCTTGGTAACCATTTTTATCTCTCTTGTTTCTGCgccaatgcaattatgtaactatTGGAGTTGGTTTTGTTCTGGCCCTGTGGCATTTGATGAAATGCTCCATAAACCAAAGCGTAGCAAGATGTTGTAAGGTCATGAAATAATATGTAAAGGATAGGTTTATGTGACTTGTGAAGGATTTTTTCAGTTCttgttgatctcttttcttgtgaGTCATCCATAGAAATCCTTTCTGATGTTTGGAATTGATACATTTTTAAACTTTTAGCATGCTATGTTCACTTTTGTGCTTTTAGGACTACAAAGCTGGATTGTCATATTACGGTGATAAAGCAAAACCGAAGACATTTGCAGCTCGTTTTGCATCTCCAGATAGGTTTGTAAGCCTGTGCTTTAGATATCTTTTTTCCTTCCAGTCGAGAATGAAGTGATACGAGACATGTCTTCCTGTATAACGTaaagttccttttttttttttcataagaaACATAAAGTTCGTGATTCATTGTTTATATACTAGGGGGTGCTTCCTCTGCCTTATTCAAATAGGATTTTTGCCACATACACTTATTATGGATTTCAGCATTATTAGACTATTTTTAACAGTTAGCTTACTTTTGGATTAAAAATGCTGATTTGAATTTAGGGTGCCTGAAATGCTGTGGTCATTAATAAACCAAAGCAAAATGGGTGGCtttatttatatcaaataatATTAGACAATAATTGGCAAATCATGTATTTAGTTCTTAGGAATATTTTCCTTCCTTCAAAGAGGCAGGCTTGTGATCCTATGAAACAGAAAATTTTAGGGGAATTAGATCCTTGATGTTGAGCTAACAATTTGTAGATGACTGCAAAGAGGCATTACTGGGAGTATA
The sequence above is a segment of the Elaeis guineensis isolate ETL-2024a chromosome 7, EG11, whole genome shotgun sequence genome. Coding sequences within it:
- the LOC105060437 gene encoding UPF0603 protein At1g54780, chloroplastic, coding for METIFSPSSTPFLNPKPLLFKPPSQQFQAPSLALTKSITAGLRKTSSPPPTPKSWISHLHHGLAAAALSLAINFCPVPSLDSPAIASEFDVLNGGPPTESYVVDDAGVLSRVTKSDLKQLLSDLESKKNLHINFITVRKLTSKADAFEYADQVLEKWYPTIEEGNNKGIVILITSQKEGAITGGPAFIQAVGDTALDAIVSENLPVLATDEKYNEAMLSTAKRLVAAIDGLPDPGGPKFKDNKRESNFKTREETEEKRGQFSLVVGGLLVIAFVVPMAQYYAYVSKK
- the LOC105060436 gene encoding uncharacterized protein isoform X2 gives rise to the protein MAVHLLLSSPPKPPPQNPNRDPKFCPKTCQWPKSRREVSIQALTISIVSLTPWVSVPTALSASLETSAAPRKPSLSGISNTKSWNQFFGDGFSIRVPPLFEDIMEPEDYKAGLSYYGDKAKPKTFAARFASPDRSEVLSVVIRPSNQLKITFLEAKDITDLGTLKQAAKIFVPGGANLYSARTIKVKEDEGLRIYYFYEFGVDAQHVALVATINSGKKGLGFELMHTFAHDPIDIPQH
- the LOC105060436 gene encoding uncharacterized protein isoform X1, coding for MAVHLLLSSPPKPPPQNPNRDPKFCPKTCQWPKSRREVSIQALTISIVSLTPWVSVPTALSASLETSAAPRKPSLSGISNTKSWNQFFGDGFSIRVPPLFEDIMEPEDYKAGLSYYGDKAKPKTFAARFASPDRSEVLSVVIRPSNQLKITFLEAKDITDLGTLKQAAKIFVPGGANLYSARTIKVKEDEGLRIYYFYEFGVDAQHVALVATINSGKAYIAGAAAPQTKWEDDGVKLRSAAISLSIV